ATAACGTTTTCACTtccataaaaacacttttaatgtGAGCGCATACAGGCACTTCTGCTTCATAATAGATTAAAAATGCTATCTTTGTGGGAAAACGTGTAGGATGTGCCAGTAGAAAATAAATGGTGTAAATATAAAAGTTTGAAGAGTTAATGTGCTTAATTAGAGAACAGATATCagctgtgtctcatttagaaGGATGCGTACTCCGGAGGTCATCTCAAAACATTTCCCGTCTGCCTCTTGATGGTCAGCCGGTCAGCCAGCTGCGGGAGGGAAATGATGGTTAGCATGGCTTAATTGATAAAACAAACGAGAGGACTCCAGGTGTTTTATTTGGTCACCAAACGGGCCTTGATAGAGGGTTGCATCTCCGTCGTGTTGCCAGATCCAgatattttaagtgtatttttggaGAGCATAAAATGTATAGGTTACAGAATGAAATATGCAACTCTGGTCACGAAGAATGCTATGCTATTACTTTCAGTTTGGTAGTTAACCTTTTATAAAAATCCTGATAAAAACATTCATGAGAGCACGTTCCATATAGCAATGCTTTTTAATGAACGTTATTACAGTAATAAGCATTGTTGGTGCATGAATAATAAATTTATCCACACTTAACAGGTAGTAAAGTATCAAATTGGgataaactaaaataatgtcTGATTTATTAATGTCCATCCCCCCAAAACAGACAGCACAGAGAGTGTAATGAGTTGCACTTTAGGTGTTAGTAATTTTTCCGTGAAAACATCTCCCCGTGCGATGGCATGGCACCATCACAGATTTATTGTGAAGATGAAAGCCGACAAGAGTGTGGTTAGTTAACTTTAACTTTAGGCCTTTAACTTATGACCAATAGGGAGACTCGTGAAGACCTAAAAGTCGTACGAGTTTGTTAAATAGGTACAGGTAGGTGaactttaaaacacttgaagTAAACTCATTTGTTTTATCAATTAAGCCGTGCTAACTAGCATTTCCCTCCTGCAGTGGTGCTGACTGACCGGCTGGACCATCATGAGGCAGACGGGAAGAGTCGTCACCATAAAGAAGACCATTTTATATGTTCTGAGATGATATGTGTTCTCTGAATATTGTTGTATAGTCTTACTAATTAAGTACATTAActcttcaaacttttattttcatatttacacCATTTATTTTCCACTGGCACAATGTGTTATCTATGAATTTACTTGTAagctatatttatgtttattgaaGAAATATAGTTAATATTCTGGTAATTCTGCGTTGTTAAAGTTCAgctctgaaaaataaaagatgaatcgTGAATAAAGCTGTTGGTGTGAAGCAATAACTTGTGTTactgaatatataacaaaataataaaataatagcacttttaaaattacatttctatacTGAATAGTGTCACTTTTAACTTGTTCATATTACCTTTAGAAGTATAATTTGGGCAAAAATATGAAGTACTGGCACAACTTAATTATTACTACACatgcattttaatgcttttgtaaatgttttagtagtattttaaaagaattgccttttctgtttttctttctctacTGTTTATTTTAGGTATGAAGCTGAGAAGACTGCACAGGCCcaggaataataccatttcatCCTGTTCTATTCAAGTATTTTTGTATTAACACTTTCTGTGAAGcccatattatacattataagggtattcttaaaggatattaaagaatattcataagaacaggtTTAATATtcacttatttgtggttatagcttttaagagtataattatttataacacaatgaacatgttgcattcacttttacaatggattatatttctaatagttataatgtattataagtctcatatcttgccatttttctgatgctacttaaagcagtcaaagaccacttataagtagtagtagtaataataataataataattttacaaatgttttcactcaaacagccataagatcagatatcagatcagatgaagttgtaatatgacacatttgctttgaattttttttattgtaatatcagtttgattattttgattttacCCCTTGGACAGCTGTTGGGTAACTCTGCAACTATATCAGCTAGCGGTCATTGGAGTATTACTAtttctgctactgtaaatatatgctaacactttattttgatggtcaaccaacagataaactgacatcAGTACGTCAGCTTACTCTACcatactagattctaccattcttgagcatactaatactctaatgagagttagttgggaTGTAGTGGCAAAGCTGCTTATAAtcgattgattaaggggaccatcaaaataaaatgttaacatataaaagatttaattttttttcagttaagatTATTAAACACACATTAACTAGCATTAGCTCCAAAGGAAACACTCAagtaacactcaacatctaaccactcacaagctgtagtaagatactgtgcagatcttaaatatGATCTTAAACAATGTGATACAGTCCGTTATAGTGAAAATTAAGTAGATTttatatggtgttcattgtgttataaataatcatactcttaaacttataaccatgatgaattatattatgtattgtattatgatgtattataattgtaatgattattcatgagttgatataagATATTaagttttttataatgcattatgcattcattataatgccttaagagtacccttataatgtattataaatatgggcttcatagaaagtgttaccgtatttttatccagtttttatcctgttttgttttatttcgttttacccaataaaaaatgtgatttagaGATTCTGAGTTGAAGTCATTTTCTTCACATTAGaactattttaacatgtaatttaaaatgtatttattgcataGCACATTAACGTTATCCAGaggaattaataaagaaatataaatgggGCCCAGTTTTGACCCACTGTGGTCCCACTAAAACCCCATATAAGGGTCTAGTGTAATCACCCATCTGGGCCCCATGTTTGTACCCCCCCAATGGGCCCCACTTGGAGCCCACTATGGAACCATCATGGGCCCCTATGGGTTAACACACACAGGGCCCAAGTGGAGCCGATGGACAAAAATGTATGGGTCCCATTTGGGTTGCCCATGCAGGGCCCAACTGACAGCCCACCAAAAACCCACATGGGGCCCACATGGAAATGTTGGCTGGGGGACACCGCTATGGCGCGTACTGAAAAACGAAAGTATATGATTCAAATCAGTATAAGAAAGTAGCTTCCCACCTTCAGTTCCATACAAGACTGAAACCAGCTTATTGGCAGTTTCTAATTAATGTTATCCGTTTAAAATAACcttctttattattaatttctaaaaccaGACCCGTATTTTTCCCACCAACATGTCCCTTTAGGACATTCGGGTGATATTAAATTACTTCATCTAGGTTACAATTCTTGTATTTGAACGCCACAATGTGGCCTCAAAGATTAGGCTACCCCTTGCCTACTCTGACTCGATTAACTACATTGGTGAAcgtgatttaaattaattaattaattaacatgaaaataaataaatgtataaattactaataaatgtggaaacaaataaataaggcaATAAGTACATAAGTATGGaagtaaataaaagtgaaaataaatagagaaaataaaatgtgaaaatatgaacaaatatacatCAATAATAAGGAAAtgaaagtatatttatttatttatttataattttttatttggcATTCCATACATGACTGACGACACTGCGACTAATAAAAACCCAAACACCAGCTGATTACCATTGTTATGCAACCATCTCGAAAAACACTGTTAGGTGCCAACGagtgtaaatgtaacattttatgatttttaaggATGTCCTCTTGCAGTAATTCGGTTGTCCTCTTCTTGAGTTGTCACTTTGCTTCTGTGCCCAATTGCACAAGTTTATAAATTATTCTAACGTGTTCAAATGTTCACTGGATTTTCTAAAAGATCATGAAAATGTTTAATGAGAATAGCTGTTATGGAGCTCTTGCTGTATGTTGTTGAGAAGGCCCTtccctgtgtgtgtttctgctgtatCGAGTTCTCTGGTGTATGACAGGCAGTGTACATCATACCTGTGGCCGAAAACAGCCTTAATATACACTCTCTTTATCACACCCCATTTCATCTTTAACTCAGAAAGCTATAGTAGACTATATATAGAACTGCGTTATAAACGTTTTACATCATAATGTTGCAGCAACATCATTTCTTTGGATTTTAGCTCCCCTCACTGTCACTGTTTTAATGCTGCTGTTTAATGAAACTCAATTCTAATTTagttatattatttttcaaatctgAAAAAGGGAattatgcttttattaaaaaatttaacaggaaaaatacaaaacattttagtGCACTACTATGCTGTCTATTTTTTCATCTGTAGTACAACTACCTGAGACAAAGATACAATTTAAAGATAATTTCCAAACACTGATGTGGTTAAAGGGAGATTCCCCAAATacatattgtgaaatgtttggttatttgataaaacattcaaagaaaaacacatttgggTGTAAcagaaaaagttaatttttagGAAGGGCCTCTGAATCTACCAAGGAAGACGATGCTGTTAGTGGTGTTGTGCCTGATGAAGAACAAGAAGGGGTGATCTGCTGTAAAACTCTGAAATTGTGTTTTACGGCAACTGCCTAACAAAAACACTGCATTGGCTGCTGATGCCTCAGTGCCTTCCTCATCGACTTCAATAAAAGCCTTGTGGATCACTGCTGAAAGGAAGAGACCACCTTTACTGCTCATGCATGTCAGATCAGCCTTTGTTTCCTGGAACACAGAGCTCATACCCATCTTTTGCAATATTACTGATAGGGAGTTCTCAACCTCCAGCCTGAACTTTGGCAAATGGACTTTGATAGTCATCTGCATAGTCATTTTGTCTCTTTCAGTCCAGTCAAGCAGCTTGTCAAGGGTCAACTCACTTTCCAGCTGCAAAATAACACATACATACCGAAAAATAACATACACAGCACCAAACTATGAATTTTTTTCTGGTCTTGGCAGTTTTGCTGACCTTTAGAAGAGGGTCAGAGCCATCCTGAGTTTCATTTGGAAGAAGGATGAACATGCTGAGCTCTTCCATTACATATGGTAACTCCAGCACCTGCACTTCATACTCTGGGATGTATCTGAAGTAGATATTCCTCTCCTGGTACATCATTTGCACAGGCCGGCTCTCATTCTGATTGAAGACAAATGAAGGAATGCATAACACATAgaaaatctatttattatttatgattaataaatgtttgGGTGTAGCAAGAGTTACTTGTAAGCACAATCAATTGCAAAAGATTTTAAAAGTGACTTCCAGTTTGCTCATGCTGTTCCACCCCAAAAGAAAAAGTGGAAAGTacctgatttattttaaatggcattTCTTCAGTTTCTGTTACATTAAATGTGTGGATCCAGTTCGCTTTGAGGTAGATGGCATTAACTAGAACTAGTCGAGTCATCCCGGTCAACATTCCAGGCTTGAGAAGATCTTTaactttatctgaaaaacaacaaAGTTTTGTGGTACACTTCATATCgttttttatttatcagtttaaaGATAAAATATCTATACATGTATCATTAGTCTAAAATTATTCTTTCCaatgtaatagtttttatttgttaGCAGAGCTGATGGAGTTGATCTTCTCACTCTCTGTCTGCTCTTCCACCCATTTGTTGATGAGCTGTCGTGACTCGTCAAATGCTCCAATGAAGTCCACAGCCTGAAGGTCAGCGTGGTACAGCTTCAGAGTGGACTCCAAATACTCCTGCAGGACAAAATAAAGACAGTTTCTCAAGAAGAGAAAGCATTATACAGAGAGCATTATAAAGGTAACAAACTAAAGGTTGTAtctcatttgaaaagaaaaaaaaaaaaaaaaaaaaacagtgcatttGCATGTGAATTATACACATTCTTCTCTCAGATAAAGTAAAGCATGAATTTAGCAAAGCACACAGAGAGCATCACAATGTCTCATTGAAGGCAGATTACACTCACAGGTAAGAAGCTGAAGGTCTTCTCTCCATAGAGACGGTTTGCAAATTTGAGGATGTAGGAGGCTGATGGACTGTTAATAGTTGAGGTGAGGGTCTCAAAATGAGAGTGAACATCAGAGACAGAACTAAAGGACAAAACCTGCAAAGAGAAAAACAGATGGGTTAATCTCACAAATCTGATTGATTTCTAAAGTCCATTAAAGAAGCCATATGATGCgattacatttttcctttttctttggagtgttacaagatctcagtgcataaagaagatctgtaaagctgcaaagactgtaaagtctcaaatccaaagagatatactttattaaagttaagagtcaactacTCCaacctaaaacggctcattttaacacgcccccacatgtctacgtcacaatgtggaaagatttgcataatgccgcccaaatgttcatgcaaagaaagaaggtgtaacttttattttcgCTGTTGCCCCTGGTGGCATGTTGTGGAGaggctgtgtgtttcgttgtgaaagcgaagctactttgtttggccttccaataTAGTAaataactagaaatcagtggttaagttgtattccaaaacattttaaaccaatTAGTCAGATGTGTTCAGCACATTTTGCAGAGGCCAATGAATGTTtactgtgagagtagcctacaatgctggTGTCTGTTTCCATAAGCGGGACAATTCCAACTATGCAAagagtctggcgcttctgactcagtctgtaagtacgttctcttgtgtaaaggatttgccactgatgactcatatgcaagttttgagcagtgtagagtaactgttagagcttgttgtttgttgtttctccgagtacaaatgcagacattttatgtttatgcagtgtGATATGCAACGCATAAAAAGTATACAGTAaatcattataatctgtaattatgtctCAACTGGACACAACAAATGCCTCTATTGTTTCTGGTAATCCACACAGACTATAGTTTCCAGACTCAtgcttattcatttttttaagcaGTATAGCCAATGTGAAGTCTGGTAATATTGTATCTTCTCTTCTACAACCAAAATGAACTCTTTCAACCCCAACTTAATTTTGAATATGATAAAGATATCGTCCTCTCTCCTCCTTATTCAAAACTTCTTGTCATCTCTTCTTGTCATTTTTATTGCAGTTTCTAATTTTAGCATTAACTTATTTGCTTAGTTGAATAATAATTTCTATATGTGATCATTTCGGCACCTGTTTTGCTAAATGATCCACAACCTCATTTCCATCCACTCCCAAGCTGGAACCCACAGGAAACATATCTTAATTCCTATCTTATTCAttgtatacatacataaaataatttcattcaaaatgtCTTGTCTTGAAAATCTTCCACTGATAAGACTTGATAATGCAGAGAATTAATCTGCACATATCACTACAGTACATTCATTGGCTGAGTATTCTCCATCCACCTGATAGTTAATAATATTCCTACCATCTCTGTAGAGTAAACTCCTACTTGATAAGAAACTCTTTCACCAATTTTGATTTGATAAGTTAGGACGAATACAGCTGCTGATGCTAGTCCTGTCTCTGGATCTTTGGAACCATTAGTGAAAATTGA
The sequence above is a segment of the Carassius gibelio isolate Cgi1373 ecotype wild population from Czech Republic chromosome A20, carGib1.2-hapl.c, whole genome shotgun sequence genome. Coding sequences within it:
- the LOC127939053 gene encoding leukocyte elastase inhibitor isoform X1 yields the protein MTLGQVSFSLRRRTFVTSILYKKVSSVMEGVSRANSLFALDLYRALSASNAEGNMFFSPLSISAALSMVYLGARGETAKEMAKVLSFSSVSDVHSHFETLTSAINKPQASYILRLANRLYGEKTFSFLPEYLESTLKLYHADLQAVDFIGAFDESRQLINKWVEEQTENKVKDLLKPGMLTGMTRLVLVNAIYLKANWIHTFNVTETEEMPFKINQNESRPVQMMYQERNIYFRYIPEYEVQVLELPYVMEELSMFILLPNETQDGSDPLLKLESELTLDKLLDWTERDKMTMQMTIKVHLPKFRLEVENSLSVILQKMGMSSVFQETKADLTCMSSKGGLFLSAVIHKAFIEVDEEGTEASAANAVFLLGSCRKTQFQSFTADHPFLFFIRHNTTNSIVFLGRFRGPS
- the LOC127939053 gene encoding leukocyte elastase inhibitor isoform X2, encoding MTLGQVSFSLRRRTFVTSILYKKVSSVMEGVSRANSLFALDLYRALSASNAEGNMFFSPLSISAALSMVYLGARGETAKEMAKVLSFSSVSDVHSHFETLTSTINSPSASYILKFANRLYGEKTFSFLPEYLESTLKLYHADLQAVDFIGAFDESRQLINKWVEEQTENKVKDLLKPGMLTGMTRLVLVNAIYLKANWIHTFNVTETEEMPFKINQNESRPVQMMYQERNIYFRYIPEYEVQVLELPYVMEELSMFILLPNETQDGSDPLLKLESELTLDKLLDWTERDKMTMQMTIKVHLPKFRLEVENSLSVILQKMGMSSVFQETKADLTCMSSKGGLFLSAVIHKAFIEVDEEGTEASAANAVFLLGSCRKTQFQSFTADHPFLFFIRHNTTNSIVFLGRFRGPS